In the Syntrophorhabdales bacterium genome, AGCACAGGGCACTTCGCGCCCTTCAGGACGTTCCTTGCAATACTTCCGATAAGGTATTTCCGCAAACCGGTCTGCCCGAGTGAAGCTATCACGATGAGATCGATTCCCTTCTCTTCTTCTTCTTTCAGTATCTCTTCCGAAGGATGGCCTTTTCTGACATCGGCGGTCACTTCGACTTCTTTGGCGGCAGGAAACTTTTCCAACTGCTTCTGCAGATTCTGCTTCGCAGAGGCCATCAGCTGTTCTTCGGCGCGTTGCACTTCAGCCGTCGGAAGGCAATAATCGTACACGCATTGTGTGATCTGTTCATGAATAACATGGAGTACGAAGACTTTGGCTTTGTACTGTGTAGCGATATCAAGAGCCTGCTTCAAAGCTTTGTCCGAGTATTCGGAGAAATCAGTAGGAACAAGAATCTTTGTTGGTCTGAGCATCGCACACCCCCGGGTTCAATATTTGCCTGATGATCTTCGCCGTTTGATGCAGGCCTTTACGGAAATATATGACGCAATTTCCAGTTGTCAATCGAACATGCCCTTCCTGGAAAATCCAATTCAGGAAGGCCGCCTGTAGAGGGTGTCTCCAGGACCAAAAATGCGTTGACACATTCTTATTCCGACGTTATCATGTGGTGTCATAATGCCAACCGAGTGCCGGTTCCCCACAAACGGTAATGAAGAACTAGGAGGAGAGAAGCATGGACAATGCAAAAGCATCTAAGGACAGGAAGCGTACACCCGTTATGCTCGCATGTTTGGTTCTGATTGTCGCCGTGACGCTCGCGGGGACAGCAACTGCCCAACAGGCCCCCCCGAAAACGGAAACGGTCACGCTCAACTGGTCTTCTTTTCTGCCGGGCTCTCATCCTGAGATGATAGCCTTTAACAAAGGATTTGTGGCCAAGGCAGTCGAGTTGTCCAAGGGCAGGCTTGCGTTCAAGTTCCGCGGCGGTCCGGAAACTATCGCGCTCATGGATCTGCCAAAGGCAACGCAGAGCGGTATAGTCGATTTCTCGATCATACTCGCCGGAGTCGTTGAGTCCGTGGCGCCGGGAGTCGGGGCAACGATCCTGAGCAGGATCTCGGTAGACGAAGAAAGAAAGAACGGCACGTACGCTTACATGGATCAGCTTTGCAACAAGGGAGCGCTCCACTACATGGGGAGGCATTCCCCGGCCAATGACCTGCAGTTCTTTAACCTGTTTCTGAACAAGAAGGTCGAGAAGCCTGAAGACTTCAAAAAGCTGAGAATAGGTACGGCAACAGCGGCCCGAGCCCTCACTGAAGGATGGGGCGCTGCGGCAGTCAACCTGCAGCTGACCGACTACTATACGGCCATGGAGCGCAATACCGTAGACGGGGTGTCCAGCTCAACAGCCTCTAACTGGGTAAGTTCGGGTTGTCAGGCAGTAACTAAGTTCATGCCTCTGCCAGGGTACCTGCAGAGTTCGCCGATGATCGTCATGAATCTGAATGTCTGGAACAAGCTGCCCAAGGAGCTGCAGCAGGCGGTTACAGACGCCATGATTTTTTCGGAGAAGACGAGTGGACAGGCATGGAC is a window encoding:
- a CDS encoding universal stress protein, which codes for MLRPTKILVPTDFSEYSDKALKQALDIATQYKAKVFVLHVIHEQITQCVYDYCLPTAEVQRAEEQLMASAKQNLQKQLEKFPAAKEVEVTADVRKGHPSEEILKEEEEKGIDLIVIASLGQTGLRKYLIGSIARNVLKGAKCPVL
- the dctP gene encoding TRAP transporter substrate-binding protein DctP, translating into MDNAKASKDRKRTPVMLACLVLIVAVTLAGTATAQQAPPKTETVTLNWSSFLPGSHPEMIAFNKGFVAKAVELSKGRLAFKFRGGPETIALMDLPKATQSGIVDFSIILAGVVESVAPGVGATILSRISVDEERKNGTYAYMDQLCNKGALHYMGRHSPANDLQFFNLFLNKKVEKPEDFKKLRIGTATAARALTEGWGAAAVNLQLTDYYTAMERNTVDGVSSSTASNWVSSGCQAVTKFMPLPGYLQSSPMIVMNLNVWNKLPKELQQAVTDAMIFSEKTSGQAWTEDKVKALQKIKEAKVEVYNLSPDTAKWLVDTAYESTWAYQQKRFPDVTPRLKVLLSGGK